One window of the Pieris brassicae chromosome 2, ilPieBrab1.1, whole genome shotgun sequence genome contains the following:
- the LOC123718123 gene encoding zinc transporter ZIP1-like yields the protein MNASMDDAAISEGNALNAKIITMVCLFSVSMIVGCVPIFISMKFNWFTPKKDTNMRSSNSLVIGLLSFGGGVLFATTFMHLLPEVDENIKQLQEDGRLPELPIYLAALIMCSGFFMMYLVEELVHVYITSRENKNANTSFTRVLSIRRNNDEEEGETQVIKTLETSQGHGHSHLAIQSDDTIVSALRGLLVVLALSIHELFEGLAVGLEASARSVWYMFGAVSAHKYIIAFCIGVELLAAGTKRWLSIVYIFTFSFVSALGIGVGILLVGGAGAASAGLYSVVLQGLACGTLVYVVFFEVWRQDRTGIMQFLCAIAGFALMVGLEAVAESFV from the exons ATGAATGCAAGCATGGACGACGCCGCGATCAGCGAAGGGAATGCGTTAAACGCAAAAATTATCACTATGGTCTGCCTTTTTAGCGTTTCCATGATTGTTGGTTGTGTGCCAATTTTCATttcaatgaaatttaattggtTTACGCCGAAAAAGGATACGAATATGCGGTCTTCTAATTCGCTTGTGATTGGACTTCTATCGTTCGGTGGTGGAGTTCTGTTTGCGACGACCTTTATGCATCTACTGCCCGAAgttgatgaaaatattaagcAGTTGCaag AGGATGGAAGGTTGCCAGAGTTGCCGATATATCTCGCAGCCCTCATCATGTGTAGCGGTTTCTTCATGATGTACCTAGTCGAAGAGCTAGTCCACGTCTACATTACCAGCAGAGAGAACAAGAATGCTAATACCAGTTTCACAAGAGTTTTAAGTATAAGAAGAAATAACGATGAGGAAGAGGGGGAAACGCAAGTTATCAAAACGCTAGAAACTTCCCAAGGACATGGCCACAGTCATTTGGCCATTCAATCGGATGATACAATTGTCTCAGCGCTTAGAGGACTTCTAGTCGTCTTGGCTCTGTCTATTCATGAGCTGTTCGAGGGTCTTGCTGTTGGTTTGGAGGCGTCAGCGAGAAGTGTCTG GTATATGTTTGGTGCAGTATCAGctcataaatacataatagcATTCTGCATTGGAGTTGAACTTCTCGCTGCCGGCACCAAGCGATGGCTGTCTATCGTCTACATCTTCACATTCTCCTTTGTCTCTGCTCTTGGTATTGGAGTAGGCATACTATTGGTCGGAGGAGCTGGGGCTGCGTCAGCTGGATTATACTCAGTTGTTCTACAG GGTTTGGCCTGCGGTACGCTAGTGTATGTGGTCTTCTTTGAGGTATGGAGACAAGACCGTACTGGAATCATGCAGTTCCTATGCGCTATCGCAGGTTTCGCGCTTATGGTCGGCTTAGAAGCCGTTGCTGAATCAT TTGTGTGA
- the LOC123718109 gene encoding beta-1,3-galactosyltransferase 5-like isoform X1, with protein sequence MQKKVIYLIIFLLVSLAFWIYRTSNIETETTILILQQNQQYINTIIISPSNSTCRNPIHILIIVTSYVGHIELRSAHRQAMPPDYLASKNASRIFLLAKLPSAERYITQAAIEDESKAFGDILQGSFYEHYRNLTYKHLMGLQWASSKCSNTAFILKVDDDTIFNFDKTVDYLLSIPTQDQFIMGYILNNTFPRRNSNNKWFVTREEYPRHQYPAYLSGWFYIVNPKTAEMICSEAPYHPYFWIDDILVTGILTEYLNIKLQQLPSGFWLEYYELVECCIRDMVEKNIQCKYVVGPNGGRHNLLVEFNNAYRNCKTSCSRSDQQNLKDTCIMKRDRTIFSDGMAEVRNIVL encoded by the exons atgcagAAGAAAGTCATATACctaattattttcttgttaGTTTCTCTTGCTTTCTGGATATATCGTACTTCAAATATAGAAACTGAAactactattttaatattacaacagAATCAACAAtacataaacacaattataatatCTCCTTCAAACTCAACATGTAGAA AtcctatacatatattaatcatAGTTACATCCTATGTGGGCCATATTGAACTGCGCAGTGCACATCGCCAAGCAATGCCTCCAGATTATTTGGCTTCCAAAAATGCTTCCAGAATATTTTTGCTAGCTAAATTACCTTCTGCTGAAAG GTACATAACACAAGCAGCCATTGAAGATGAGAGTAAAGCATTTGGAGACATATTGCAAGGCTCCTTTTATGAACATTATAGAAATTTGACCTACAAGCACCTTATGGGACTACAATGGGCATCATCAAAATGTAGCAATACCGCATTCATTCTAAAAGTTGATGATGACACaatttttaactttgacaagactgttgattatttattaagcatTCCTACTCAAGATCAATTTATTATGGGATACATTTTGAACAACACATTCCCAAGAAGGAATAGTAATAACAAATGGTTTGTTACAAGGGAAGAATACCCTAGACATCAATACCCAGCTTATCTCTCTGGCTGGTTTTACATAGTGAATCCTAAAACTGCAGAAATGATTTGCAGTGAGGCCCCATACCATCCATATTTTTGGATAGATGACATACTGGTGACAGGGATTTTGACTGAGTATCTTAATATCAAACTACAACAATTGCCAAGTGGTTTTTGGTTGGAATATTATGAATTAGTGGAATGCTGTATTAGAGACAtggtagaaaaaaatatacaatgcaAATATGTTGTAGGACCAAATGGTGGAAGACATAACTTATTAGTTGAATTTAACAATGCCTATAGAAATTGTAAAACTTCTTGTTCTAGGTCTGACCAACAAAACTTAAAAGATACATGTATTATGAAAAGGGATAGAACCATATTTAGTGATGGAATGGCAGAAGTAAGGAATAtagtgttataa
- the LOC123718109 gene encoding beta-1,3-galactosyltransferase 5-like isoform X2: MPPDYLASKNASRIFLLAKLPSAERYITQAAIEDESKAFGDILQGSFYEHYRNLTYKHLMGLQWASSKCSNTAFILKVDDDTIFNFDKTVDYLLSIPTQDQFIMGYILNNTFPRRNSNNKWFVTREEYPRHQYPAYLSGWFYIVNPKTAEMICSEAPYHPYFWIDDILVTGILTEYLNIKLQQLPSGFWLEYYELVECCIRDMVEKNIQCKYVVGPNGGRHNLLVEFNNAYRNCKTSCSRSDQQNLKDTCIMKRDRTIFSDGMAEVRNIVL, encoded by the exons ATGCCTCCAGATTATTTGGCTTCCAAAAATGCTTCCAGAATATTTTTGCTAGCTAAATTACCTTCTGCTGAAAG GTACATAACACAAGCAGCCATTGAAGATGAGAGTAAAGCATTTGGAGACATATTGCAAGGCTCCTTTTATGAACATTATAGAAATTTGACCTACAAGCACCTTATGGGACTACAATGGGCATCATCAAAATGTAGCAATACCGCATTCATTCTAAAAGTTGATGATGACACaatttttaactttgacaagactgttgattatttattaagcatTCCTACTCAAGATCAATTTATTATGGGATACATTTTGAACAACACATTCCCAAGAAGGAATAGTAATAACAAATGGTTTGTTACAAGGGAAGAATACCCTAGACATCAATACCCAGCTTATCTCTCTGGCTGGTTTTACATAGTGAATCCTAAAACTGCAGAAATGATTTGCAGTGAGGCCCCATACCATCCATATTTTTGGATAGATGACATACTGGTGACAGGGATTTTGACTGAGTATCTTAATATCAAACTACAACAATTGCCAAGTGGTTTTTGGTTGGAATATTATGAATTAGTGGAATGCTGTATTAGAGACAtggtagaaaaaaatatacaatgcaAATATGTTGTAGGACCAAATGGTGGAAGACATAACTTATTAGTTGAATTTAACAATGCCTATAGAAATTGTAAAACTTCTTGTTCTAGGTCTGACCAACAAAACTTAAAAGATACATGTATTATGAAAAGGGATAGAACCATATTTAGTGATGGAATGGCAGAAGTAAGGAATAtagtgttataa
- the LOC123718129 gene encoding uncharacterized protein LOC123718129, with translation MTQNIVFNINIGDQLTSISCGHVIVELIKFLAYQRLQIPYTYQWLKQMVNKKKDNENEKDTYQSERHFHIASTALNNLDFVLKSLLKEIGEATQPQEVCIAFGSSPISCKEIYRIVLPTVCHKPQCQSPHIASDKKIQSSVFRNLVTSEKLSKVFFEPLSPTNMYVFLKKELLNNQQVVCSDTFLHINGYRMPRSCKVVVLNFPANPKNTTCCNDFKIFGNGPSEGLSKLSLDDSSDDDFHEIESSDKVQWFQSTYVMKGFKDCVVNGSSIINSWLH, from the exons ATGAcccaaaatattgtatttaatataaatataggcGATCAGTTAACATCAATTTCTTGTGGCCATGTTATTGTAGAgctaataaagtttttagcATACCAAAGGCTTCAAATTCCTTACACATATCAGTGGCTAAAACAAATggttaataagaaaaaagataatgaaaatgaaaaggATACGTACCAGTCTGAAAGACACTTTCACATTGCTTCTACAGCATTAAATAACCTGGATTTTGTCCTTAAG agtTTGTTGAAGGAAATTGGAGAGGCAACTCAACCACAAGAAGTTTGTATTGCATTTGGTTCAAGTCCAATCTCGTGTAAGGAGATTTACCGCATTGTCTTACCAACAGTGTGTCATAAGCCACAATGTCAATCACCTCATATTGCATcagacaaaaaaatacaaagcaGTGTATTTAG gaATCTGGTGACTTCAGAAAAATTGAGCAAAGTTTTTTTTGAGCCGCTATCACCTACTAACATGTATGTTTTCCTCAAAAaggaattattaaataaccaGCAAGTTGTCTGCAGTGATACTTTTCTTCATATTAATGGTTACAGAATGCCTAGGAGCTGTAAAGTTGTTGTTTTAAACTTTCCTGCTAACCCTAAAAACACTACTTGTTGTAATGATTTTAAGATCTTTGGTAATGGACCAAGTGAAGGTCTCTCAAAACTGAGCTTGGACGATTCTAGTGATGATGATTTTCATGAAATTGAATCTTCTGATAAAGTGCAATGGTTTCAATCAACCTATGTAATGAAAGGTTTTAAAGATTGTGTTGTAAATGGTAGTTCTATTATTAACAGCTGGCTACATTAA
- the LOC123720297 gene encoding 63 kDa chaperonin, mitochondrial-like, whose amino-acid sequence MMSQFLKVSKIKNHIFKVKYWGRFYAKDVRFGPDVRSLMLQGVDILADAVAITMGPKGRNVILEQTFGPPKITKDGVTVAKGIELKNKFQNIGAKLVQNVAKQTNDEAGDGTTTATVLARAIAKEGFENISRGANPIEIRKGIIIAVEAVTDHLKKISKPIISRKEIEQVATLSANGDEAIGKLIANAMEKVGKDGIITVKDGRTLNDELEIIEGFQFERGFVSPFFINSTKGPKVEYNNALILFSEKKIFHAKQIVPALEISNAQKKPLIIIAEDYDGEALSILIVNKLKIGLQVAAVKAPGFAEYRKNALIDMAIATGGVIFEDDINLLRLEDCTLNSLGKVEEVVITKDSTLMLKGQGDKNEIKQRIEQVQEEYNECANEKEKDRLLQRLSRLKSVVAVLRIGGSSEVEVNEKKDRVNDALNATRAAVAEGIVPGGGSALLRCIPILNSLKSVNEDQQKGIDIVKKALRTPCLTIATNAGYDGSVIVSKVENLTNVNFGYDALNNTFVDMIEKGIIDPTKVVKRALIDASRVASLLTTAEAVVCDLPFQKEPMPNKLGPETPGVTIY is encoded by the coding sequence atgatgtCTCAATTTCTAAAAGTAAGCAAAATCAAGAATCATATTTTCAAAGTAAAGTACTGGGGAAGATTTTACGCAAAAGATGTTCGATTTGGGCCTGATGTGAGATCCTTAATGTTGCAAGGAGTAGATATCCTGGCAGATGCTGTAGCGATTACAATGGGCCCTAAAGGACGTAATGTAATTTTGGAACAAACGTTTGGACCtcctaaaataacaaaagatgGTGTAACTGTAGCCAAAGGAAtagaacttaaaaataaatttcaaaatatcgGTGCTAAACTAGTTCAGAATGTAGCAAAACAGACGAACGATGAAGCTGGAGATGGTACAACAACTGCGACTGTTCTTGCAAGAGCTATCGCAAAAGAAGggtttgaaaatatttcaagagGTGCTAACCCAATAGAAATAAGAAAAGGCATAATCATCGCTGTAGAAGCCGTTACagatcatttaaaaaaaatatcgaagcCAATAATTAGCCGTAAAGAAATTGAACAGGTAGCAACTTTATCTGCGAATGGTGATGAAGCTATAGGTAAATTAATAGCTAATGCAATGGAGAAAGTGGGAAAGGATGGTATTATTACTGTTAAAGATGGGAGAACATTAAATGATGAATTGGAAATAATTGAAGGTTTTCAATTCGAACGTGGTTTTGTTTCACCATTTTTTATCAACTCTACTAAAGGACCAAAAGTGGAGTATAACAATGCCTTGATTCtattttcagaaaaaaaaatttttcaTGCCAAACAAATTGTACCTGCTCTAGAAATATCAAACGCACAAAAGAAAccacttattattattgctgaAGATTATGATGGAGAAGcattatctatattaatagtaaacaAGTTAAAAATTGGACTTCAAGTTGCCGCTGTAAAAGCACCAGGATTTGctgaatatagaaaaaatgcaTTAATAGATATGGCTATCGCTACTGGAGGAGTTATTTTCGAAGATGATATTAACCTTTTGAGACTTGAAGACTGTACTTTGAATAGTCTTGGTAAAGTGGAAGAAGTAGTAATTACAAAGGATTCAACATTAATGCTAAAAGGCCAGGgagataaaaatgaaataaaacaaagaattgAACAGGTTCAAGAAGAATACAATGAATGTGcaaatgaaaaagaaaaagatagGCTGTTGCAGCGACTATCGCGGCTAAAATCGGTGGTAGCGGTATTGCGCATAGGTGGAAGTAGCGAAGTTGAAGTAAACGAAAAGAAAGATAGAGTTAATGACGCACTCAATGCAACTCGTGCTGCTGTAGCAGAAGGAATTGTTCCAGGAGGTGGCTCTGCTCTTTTAAGATGTATACCAATTTTAAACTCTTTAAAATCAGTAAATGAAGACCAACAAAAAGGTATTGACATAGTGAAAAAGGCTTTAAGAACTCCTTGTCTCACAATTGCAACGAATGCTGGATATGACGGTTCAGTTATTGTTTCTAAGGTTGAAAACTTGACCAATGTAAACTTTGGTTATGATGCTTTGAACAATACTTTTGTTGATATGATAGAAAAAGGAATAATTGATCCCACGAAGGTAGTAAAACGAGCATTAATAGATGCTAGCAGGGTCGCATCTCTTTTAACTACCGCTGAGGCAGTTGTGTGTGACTTACCATTCCAAAAAGAACCAATGCCAAATAAACTTGGGCCAGAAACGCCAGGAGTTACTATTTATTAg